A stretch of DNA from Hydra vulgaris chromosome 03, alternate assembly HydraT2T_AEP:
CTAACTCAACTCAATGTTGCTCTGTGTGTGGTGTGTCTCcaaaaaacatgaataactTAGAAATGGTGCTGAAATTGGACAATTCTAAtaatttagaattgaaatatgGTCTTTCTAGCCTGCATGCCTGGATTAGGTTTTTTGAGATGGTATTGCATATTGGATATAAACTAGAAACTCAAAAGTGGCAGTCTAGAGCTATAGaagataaagaaaatgttatgcAAGTGAAGAAACGTATACAGACAGAATTTATGAACCAAATGGGACTAGTTGTGGATTTCCCAAAAAGTGGAGGATCTGGTAAGTGAAATtacataaatacttttatataaatcatCAGGTTAACTATCACATATATACAATTTGTAGGTACCAGTAATGATGGTAACACTGCCCGACGAGCCTTTGCAAACTATCAATCAACTgccaaaattttgaaagtagatgaaactcttttattttatttttacatcataCTAGTCACTTTATCATCTGGATTTGAAATTGACACTGTCAAATTTAAAGAGTTCTGTATTACTGCTCTTAAACTTTACATATCTAAGTATTCCTGGTATTACATGGCACAATCAGTAcacaaaattttagttcatggcCATGCCATCATTGCTAGACAGTACTTGCCAATTGGACTGATGTCAGAGGAGGCCCAAGAGGCCTGTAACaaggattttaaaaagtttagggAAGATTTCAGTAGAAAGACTTCCAGAATTGACACAAATCGTGACCTAGTTAACAGGCTACTTGTATCTAGTGATCCTGTCATAACATCATTAAGAAAgtgtcataaaaaaaatggtaagagtttaaaaaaataccccAGTGAAGTTTTGGTGTTGCTGAGGGAATCAGCTCCaccttcttctttttctttgtaGCTAAACACAATTtgttgtttgatttttaaaaaaggttgatattgaaaaaaatatttttttactacctaagccaaaaaaaattaaaattttaaaaaaattatcatcaaaCTCAATATCGTTAAGCTTCTGTAATCGTTTAAATGCAACGATAAAATTAGAtcgcaaaaatttttttctttaaaaaaaagtaattttattcaCATACGTgcagtttttaagtttaaatactacaagtttcaaaaaataaagaaaattattttctttacaagaaaaaatgttcATGAAAGTAGAATAAGTTCCAGTTTCTAAATAAAGCTAAGTGCTCCAATTAAGGAGCTGTTCCAATTTCGGCAACTCTCCCCTActtattaaatgaatttaatttaaaatgtttattaaatttcatatgttaatatttaaaagttatgttaGAGATaaagagatatatatatatatatatcattatttctaacataattttttaacattaacatgtgaaatttaattaacatgttaaattaaattcatttaataaatatatttttagttaaatgtaCTGTTTTTATTCTACTTAATACTAGATAGATGCGGTATCTGTTTTATAGATGCGGTATCTGTTTTATAGATGCGGTATCTGTTTTATAGACGCGGTATCTGTTTTTCAATCCCGGGATTGATGTTTTTCAATCTCGGAATCCCGGGATTGAAAAAGACCTCCAGGATTGCAATccctacaaaatatttttcttataacaagAAACACGTTTCtcgttttaagaaataaatatcctaccctgcaatttgtttttaaaaacaagaaatatatttattgtgttgagaaataaatttcttaaaatataattaatagaTTTACGATTTTGCTGTGAGTTCTGATGGGTTGTTAGCgactttgaaagattttaatagTTTTGCAATTAATTATTTCCAAAAAGTCTGAGGGAGTCTCATTCGTAGgcgtttttttaaaggtattttaaagTGAAGTAGTCTTATCTTTACCttactattttttaaccttttatggttttatgatataaatagtTAATTCGCCGacttaacatatttatttacgGCTACGGCTATATGAAGCTCTCCGACATGATGGCAGGAGGTTATCAAGAATAATGGTCGGCCAGGAAACTTAGCTAATCTTGTACAAACCCCTTTTAAATTGCCAGGCCTTGAAGTGAGTGAACTGTATGAGGTCAAAAGGatctaaaaaatttctaattgctATGTACTGGGCCTCAACGCTATTGTGtttaaaaaccacttttttttaatttcataacgAATTTGTGCGTTTTAGAAATACCaccagttaacaaaaataatagtaataaaaatgcgcACAATCGGTAAAGAAAAAAACCTTCCATTATTTGTAATGAcgttattatatagttaatgattTGTAAATTTCTACTTGCGCCGATTGTTTGAAAATGCccttaaaaactcaaaaaatttaaaaattttaaactttaaaagagtgGCGCGAGTATAAATAGTCATccaaaacaaaagataaaaaaatttcattaaggAAACCTTGAGAATATTTAATGACACTCCGCGTATTAAATTTGTTCACGAGGTTCAAAATAGGATCTCTATATGCGCCTATCTATATATCCCAATTCACTTAACACCCAAAGTGGGCGCCAAGGACGCTCAACGGCGAAATAGGGGCTCGACAAGAGATATAATTACACTTAATGtgttgtaaagttttaaaaataaattgtaccTGACACATGTTTACAATTAATGAGTATTTTGTACAAATTTTACTAGTTATTATTAAGCTTGACTAGCCAAAAATTGTTATAGTTGTAATagtaaaattgtaattgtaataatCCGTTGTAATAGAAAGttgaaagaatattttaaaataagcgaatcaaattactttttgacccattatataaaatcatcttattgatttaaaatttacataaaaatgtgtatgcttatttataatatttgtagtTTTAAGAGATGAGTTTCTTGTAAAAggtattaaacatttttcttgGGATCAAATAAGTGTCGTCATTTAAATATAGGTTTATTATTGATCATAAGTGACTAGTTTGTtctacaattaaatttttttttaattttatattaaatataaatctgATACTAGTATGATTcaaataatactaatactattattaaaatactaatagatactaataatattagtaaaaaagttatcaaaataatttttacttcatattatcataatgttattattataataattactaatattattagtaaaaaatttttagtaatttaataattactaataattacTAGTAATTTTGTTATTACTAATAATGCCATTTTCTCAAATTCTTAATAAGAATCAGGAAACACTATCTGAAATACCACTTACATCAAGATTCTTGTTCGTACTActttatttgtacttttttttactggcagagtattttattaattagatttGCTGTAAcattttcttttgcatttttgctacttttctctagtatagatatttttttcctgttgcttttttttattggcaTCTAatgaagaaaagttaaaaaatagatttaataattttggatattaaatttttaattttttaattacatgatgttgaattttttataaaattgttttgtaatatttttttattattgttaatacaTATTACATTATTGATGTATTTTAACTATGATTTTTATGAAACACACtcagtaaataaaaatggtagcaGAGTTTATGCACATAATTGGTTTTAAAGAATGCTTGGTATGGTTTGGTCTTGTGACacttttatattacttgtaTCACACAGTTTGTTTTACATGGATGATTTTGTATTGTTACTTGTTGCCAGCTTTAggtttttataaagatttgaaaaaatatggaaaatggGCTGTAGTCACTGGTGCAACAGATGGCATTGGAAAGCATTATGCACTTCAACTTGCTGAAGCTGGACTCAATGTTGTTTTGATTAGTAGAACAGAGTCAAAACTTAATGCACTTGCTCAAGAAATTAGAAGTTTATATGGTGTTTTAACGAAAGTAATTGTTTATGATTTCAGAAATCCTAATGGATATAATGCAATAAAAGAAGAATTATCTTCAATGGATATTGGTATTCTCATAAACAATGTTGGAATTAGTTATGAAAATTCACTTTTTCTTCCTTATCATGAGTGTGATTTAAGTAAAaacattgatgttttatataCTAATGTGTTTTCTGATGTCCACATGACTCATATGGTTCTAAAAGGTATGAATGAGCGCAGCCGTGGGATTGTTGTTCATATTTCTTCTGCTTCTGTATATATAGAAAGTCCTGCTTCATCTTTTTACATTCCAACTAAATCATTTAtgacaaaatttgttaaaaatttacaactaaATGCATCTTGTTTTGAACAGCAGTTAGTTTTGCCTTTCTTTGTTGCTACAAACTTGTCTCAAAAAGATCCTTCTTTTTTTGTTCCAACAAGTGAGAACTACGTTAAGCAATCTTTGCGAACAATTGGTTTAGCTAAAGTCACACACGGTTGTTTAGTTCATGAATTTCAAGCAatattaatcaaatttataccacaatgttttataacacactttttaaaaaaaagtagtaaaaaacaaaactagttaacattttttattaaaattatcaaagtatAATGCtatatttcttgaaaatttttatttgaaaaaaagtttataaaataatcatatatccttttataaattagaaacaagaaattaaattttaaacattttagtaattttttgattttaggctaaaatgttattaattgtaGCAGATatgtaaagaatataaaattgtattaagagtgaatataaaattttatataaaattgttttaagatattatgaaattaaaatttacatataaagatatttttataataatagtaaaattaataaatattattaaaactagagatgtaaattttgtttcgaaaatattttgataatgataTGTAAAtatcattatcaaaaaatatgataaatttacTCTTtagttgttgttattttgtaatactttatagttgtagtaaaaacaatttaactttttttagataatcttttttttttgctctaaaaagacccataattttaaacaaaattgtctcagtttgaaaatgaattaaataaagtatGAAACACATTTTAGACACAATTTTTGAGGAGATTTATAGTTATTCTTTTTAGAAGTAATTTGCTAGTCGTAACAAATTTTTATCCACAGTGGCAAATTTAATCAGCTAATTTACCTGGcctgatttttaaaacttatgttgctttttaaattatatatatatatatatatatatatatatatatatatatatatatatatatatatatatatatatatatatatatatatatatatatatatatatatatatatgtatatatatatatatatatatatatatatatatatatatatatatatatatatatatatatattgtggcaATGGTCTTAAATCTAATTCTGCTGCTATATTATCCAGTTGctattctaatataaaaatgctCTGCTCCACTTTGTAATGTtacattattttgaattaaattttttaaaacaaaatatttgagtAATTGAGTAATAagcttagaaaaaaaaattatgatgtctaaaatatttttttatgaaaacttgTTGCAAAGATCTTCCTAGctaatacaaaacatttaagTATGTTTGACAAACGTTGCAAACATTAGAGGATATTCTATGAATGTTCATAGAACGTTTTTGAATGTTTGCAATGTTtgttgaacgttttgtgttagctgggttattatttatattatgttatagcctaaaaatatataatactattgATATCTACATCAGTATTTAATTATCAAACAATTCCCTTTTTTAATGGTAATTGATTGTATTccttttcaatattgttttgtattgctattatattgtttattattcttatttttttaaaaaaaaaacttttagttatgtttCTTACTAAATGCAatcattatagttttttatgaaatacactcagtaaataaaaatgatagcaGAGTTTATGCACATAATTGGTTTTAAAGAATGTTTAGTATGGTTTGGTCTTGTGacacttttatattatttgtatcacACAGTTTGTTTTACATGGATGATTTTGTATTGTTACTTGTTGCCAGCTTTGggtttttataaagatttgaaaaaatatggaaaatggGCTGTAGTCACTGGTGCAACAGATGGCATTGGAAAGTATTATGCACTTCAACTTGCTGAAGCTGGACTCAATGTTGTTTTGATTAGTAGAACAGAGTCAAAACTTAATGCACTTGCTCAAGAAATTAGAAGTTTATATGGTGTTTTAACGAAAGTAATTGTTTATGATTTCAGAAATCCTAATGGATATAATACAATGAAAGAAGAATTATCTTCAATGGATATTGGTATTCTCATAAACAATGTTGGAATTAGTTATGAAAATTCACTTTTTCTTCCTTATCATGAgtgtgatttaaataaaaacattgatgTTTTGTATGCTAATGTGTTTTCTGATGTCCACATGACTCATATGATTCTAAAAGGTATGAATGAGCGCAGTCGTGGGATTGTTGTTCATATTTCTTCTGCTtctatatatatagagagtCCTGAATCTTCTTTTTACATTCCAACTAAATCATTTAtgacaaaatttgttaaaaatttacaactaaATGCATCTTGTGTTGAGCAACAGTTAGTTGTGCCTCTTTATGTTTCTACTAATTTATCTCAAAAGAAGCCATCCTTTTTTGTTCCTACAAGCGAGAACTATGTTAAACAATCTTTGCGAACAATTGGTTTAGCTAAAGTCACTCATGGTTGTTTAGTTCACGAGTTTCAAGCCATTTTAATGATGTTTGTGCCACAGTGTTACATAAcctacattataaaaaaaagtcattataaacaagaatagatttttttgtggtttgaatgtttatatgtattgagtcataacaaaattattattattattattattattatatatatatatatatatatatatatatatatatatatatatatatatatatatatatatatatatatatatatatacatatatatatatatatatatatatatatacaggggctattctagacggATTTTAATAGCGTCGACCGTATTTGGGTGCTGCCCAATTTAAAACTTGAGgaccttttacttttttttacggcaaatattgttttttttttcgtgaaAAAAGCACTAAAGTTCACCGGAAGGAGGGGGTACAGCCGCCAAAAAATGTACTATTGCGTATATAGATAACGAATTGCCTACTAGTTTTGCTTACCTTTATAGCATACAGATTTTTCAGGAAAAGAAGGAAAAGACAatgaataatgaaagaaaagatgtAGCAGTACTCCTTTGTGGCagtaggctataagatagttgatgcaTGTAGCCCCCAATAGCAGGCTATTTAAGTGTGATTTCTGGCgctcatttaaacatttatatatatatatatatatacttatatatatatatatatatatatatatatatatatatatatatatatatatatatatatatatatatatatatatatatatatatatatatatatatatatatatatatatatatatatatatatatataggtatatatattatatatacctacatacttatatatattatatatacctatatacttattatatactttttgtggAAAATTGTAACAGGTGATGAAAAGTGGGTTTATTATGACAATCCTTCCAACAAAAAACAGTGGTTGAGTCCTAGTCAATCAGCATTTGTCTCACCTAAACCCAATATTCATCGAAAAAAGGTAATGCTTAGTGTATGGTGGGATATGAAAGGTATAATATACTATGAACTGCTGAAACTGAAGCAAACTATTAATGCTGTACGCTACTCGCAACAATTGAGACGTTTGAATGAAAAAATCCTAGAAAAAAGGTCCGGATCGGTCATGGAAACCGTAAAGTCATATTACTGCACAACAATGCTCGGCCCCATGTTGCTATGAGAACCAAGGAAACTATTTTAGAACTTGGCTGGGAAGTCTTGCTGCATCCTGCATATTCAGACATGGCACCATCAGATTACCATTTGTTCCATTCAATGGAACATTTTATAAGAGATAAATCATTCAAAGAAAATCAAGATTTACAAAATCAGCTAGATGCCTATTTCGAAGCAAAGCCCCAGTCTTTCTACAGAGATTTTGCTACGCCTAATGATTGTGATAACACATGAAACTCAGAgttgcaatattaaattatgttataaacattagcatttagctaattcctggtactgcgggtaacagtaacatatattatatagctctagtttatctattgagcactcttttaagtatacaatattatacatgataatataaagatattttctttatttatatatatacacttacgtataaatatatatatatatatatatatatatatatatatatatatatatatatatatatatatatatatatatatattcaaaaaaaaactttttttggaaatgtCTGCTGGcacccctaaatgtgttctttataataaaatagtactggatttaaaaaaattttagaataaaaaatatttttaggggttgctACAAACCCTCAAACGTTAAATGGGTccttaaaattattcaaaaaaaagtttctaaaaagtATGTCTTGTTGGGcatcaaataaagcaaaattaaataaaaatttcaaaaataataatttataaaaaaaattgttatttcagGTTTTACTGAATAGCAGTTTagactttttaactaaaaattatcttatgcatgattttttaattttttttttttgatgaagttttttgtgaaatgatttttatttttgaaaattttatataattttgcttcgattgagacccaacatgactttagaaaattttttttttgataatattagggacTCATCTAATGTTTTGGGTCTGTAGCAACccctacaaatattttttattcaaaaatttttacaaaaagatgttgttgtttttttaaggagggggaggggtgttgaggggggggagggggtaaaaaacatgttttatgttgttattattttttttcgtattatttttctttttctttttttttccctgcagtttttaagttttttttggcattttttgaaaatttttttaaagtatatttttattatattatctttatatacacaaatatatgtattaacaccaattttaatttatatttttattaaattaattaaattcatcAACTACAAGTTAGTTACAAATCTAGGTGAGCTGTGTGGGAATGTTTATTTGTCATGTTGTACCTAACTACTGTGTTATACTTATATACTATACATGGAGCAATACATTATATACAggataattatatatatttatatacacgaCCAATACTCTCCCtgtaaaaaaactatcattttaattttgataatttaagtATCTTAGTATATAATACCAtggcaaactttttttttagttaattcacctccccaaggtcAACAAGGTCACTATAGTCGAGGAGGGTAATTAAATTGTGGTTACAACTCTAACTCCGAAACccaaaccttgatgaacaaggctgctgtgctgagaaacaagttaagtgcAGTACTTCCAGGGGTGTGGTGGGGGTTAAACTTGGAACACTCTACTCTGGAAGTGCTCTACCACTAGATCACTACTATGTTTAATATCAGACTTCAAATGCTCAAAGaaataaacatgaataaatCTTAGTATATATTCTGTAGTTATTTAATAGTGCATTGTTTGTGTATTATatttgtgaatatatatatatatatatatatatatatatatatatatatatatatatatatatatatacatatatatacaaatatatatatatatatatacatatatattatatatatatatatatatatatatatatatacatatatattatatatatatatatatatatatatatatatacatatatattatatatatatatatatatatatatatattgtttttatttttatgggtATACAAGATATATAATAGTGCTAGTATGCCCTTGCAATATTATATTGCCTGTATacccttaaataaaaaacaacccTATATTGTGCCTAATTTCCAGGAAAATTTACAACTTTTgagttattaaaatgtttgattAGTTTTAATTGGTTATCAATTTAGTTGTGGAAGGTAATATGTAGTGTTTTacgcatttaaaaaaacagtgtaaatattttaacaaaaataaacaacaataatgtAGTTTCAACAtgtatttaaactatataaattgttataaatgcATCAGTAGCTGTAAAACAACTACTGTAAatagtatacaaatattttaatttaaaaaatcatttatgcaGTAGTAATGTGTTACTGCATTAGTTGGAGCTTTCTGATTCTGAGTCTCCCAAATCCAGACCACCttcaatttataatatatattttacttattcataatttatcttttttatctaGAGATGAATTTTTCCAACAGGTAAGAAAAAAAGGTGTTCTGGTTAAAAAATGAAAGGATTAAGATTAGAAATTGCAGCTTTACAAGAAGGAGAAAGCTTTGAGGTACAGTCAGGCTAGATTTAATGTCTACAAGAAGGAATAATAACTTGCCTGAATTTTGCAGAGTACATAAAAGGCACGTTTTTTCTCAGAGAGATGAAAGACTTTGGCCCAAGAATTATCACTAGGGAAAAAAATAGATTTCAGTAGTCTGATGTGAAAGAAGCATAAGAAAGATTCAGTGAGATCATAAGAAAGATTTAGTGAGATTGTAAGAAAGATTCAGTGAGATCATAAGAAAGATTCAGTGAGATCATAAGAAAGATTCAGTGAGGTCATAAGAAAGATTTAGTGAGATCATAGGAAAGATTTAGTGAGATCATAAGAAAGATTTAGTGAGATcataagaaaaacatttaaaaggaTTCAATGAGgttgttttagaaatttttgccTTAACTTGTCAGTTGATATATGTTCATTTTCTATTATCTCTATTAAAGTATGACCTTAtcagtgaaatatttttttgttaaccaTATGCAAAACTGATGGTTTACATTGGTAAAAGAACTTATGTACTATGTTTTACTTTTGGGATTTAAGAAGAAATATGTTAATCCATTAACAATATGGCgcatttcatgaaaaaaattctattgtttATGTAGCAAgtaaacaatttagttttatttaaatgattaaaagtgtctaaaacaaaagttttatttaatgtttgttgaacaatttttttgtgcTCTTAACCTAACATGATTAAAGTGTCCTAATGAATCCTAAATCCAAccctattaaataaaaaagttgttagctcctttttttaagaattattattacAGTATTTATCCATCAAAAAATCTCCAATCGAgttttgatcaatttaaaatacaatagaaatataaacagataaatcaaaacaacaacaaagtagtttttgattttttagttgtttttttttttttttttacctttttttagaaatgtacaaattatgttttaaaaaggaaatttgttattatatagttataaacttaaactaggagTTTTAAGGCTAACTTGGACTATAGAAGTATGCAGttcaataaagatttttaaagatattaataaaataattttattaaaatatgttattctgtgcgtttttttaaagtttacaataacaacaaatggattgtttactttttaaagttttattattactattattattattattattattattattattattattgctattattattttatattcttattcAAAAAGAATATATTGCATGGTTTAGGCAGTTTAAATAacaccatttttatatattaatatggCGATATGATTgatttgaattgattttttacaaCCTTATACTCTTTCTAATTTTGCAcgtaatattttaattgccaTACTACCACTAGAAAGTGGTACAATTTTAGATTTACAAGCTTCTtctatatataatcaaaattaagttaagGGGTTTAACTTTATAAGCTTCATAACTGCATTTTTCTTCTCCTCACCTGCCCATATATAGGATCAGTTTTGTGTTGTGATTAGAAAGTTATAAATGGTCTTAAAAAAAAGGTAcctttaataaatactaaatctCACCCcattaactattattaatttttaattatatatatttttagtttttaattatattatagattattatgttacaaaaatacatgtatataaaaTCATTGCAGAATATTTTATGGCAATTggattttttgaatgtttggTATGGATTGGTCTTGCGacacttttatattatttgtatcacATAGTTTGTTTTACATGGATGATTTTGTATTGTTACTTGTTGCCAGCTCtaggtttttaaaaagatttgaaataatATGGAAACTCGAATGTAGTCACTGGTGCAACAGATGGCATTGCAAAACATGCACTCCAACTTGCTAAAGCTGGACTCAATGTTGTTTTGATAAGTAGAACAGAGTCAAAACTTAATGCACTTGctcaaaaaattagaaatttatatagTGTTTTAACAAATGTAATTGTTTATGATTTCAGGAATCCTAATGGATATAATGCAATAAAAGAAGAAATGTTTTCAATGGATATTGGTATTCTCATTAATAATGTTGCAACCAACTATGAAAATTCACTTTTTCTTCCTTATCATAAGTGTGATTTAAGTAAAaacattgatgttttatataCTCATGTGTTTTCTGATGTCCACATGACTCATATGGTTTTAAAAGGTATGAATGAACGAGGTTGTGGGATTGTTGTTCATATATTTTCTGCGGGTACATATATAGAAAGTCCTGCTTCACCTTTCTATATTCCAACTACAGCATTTAtgacaaaatttgttaaaaatttacaactaaATGCATCTTGTGTTGAACACCAATTAGCTCTCTATGTTGCAACAAACTTGAGTCAAAAAGACCCTTCTTTTTATGTTCCAACAAGTGAAAAATATGTTAAGGAATCATTGCATACAATTGATCTTGCTTATGTCACTCATGGTTGTGTTTTCCATGAATTTCAAGCAATTTTGTTGAAACGTTTACCTCAGTTTTTGATAAaccactttttaaagaaaaattttaaaaaacaaaactagtataaagttatgtttatattgaaattttgaaaaaataataattaatttaaagttctttttttaaattgtttgattttaacattttgtaatgattttaaatgtagaattttttacatgtttatgaCTTGTATTCActcttgttttttttgtttttttttaagatcaaTTTGTGATTTGCAATCCTATATTTTAAgccaatttttttgttaaattttcttattgatcTACTCAGCCAACTgtcttataaattttcttcaatCATTTTAGATGTTAACCATGATTTTTTCTGCGttgaattttaaatgaaaactgCAAATccttatattttctatattgttgttaaaataa
This window harbors:
- the LOC100198713 gene encoding very-long-chain 3-oxoacyl-CoA reductase, with amino-acid sequence MVAEFMHIIGFKECLVWFGLVTLLYYLYHTVCFTWMILYCYLLPALGFYKDLKKYGKWAVVTGATDGIGKHYALQLAEAGLNVVLISRTESKLNALAQEIRSLYGVLTKVIVYDFRNPNGYNAIKEELSSMDIGILINNVGISYENSLFLPYHECDLSKNIDVLYTNVFSDVHMTHMVLKGMNERSRGIVVHISSASVYIESPASSFYIPTKSFMTKFVKNLQLNASCFEQQLVLPFFVATNLSQKDPSFFVPTSENYVKQSLRTIGLAKVTHGCLVHEFQAILIKFIPQCFITHFLKKSSKKQN
- the LOC100214214 gene encoding very-long-chain 3-oxoacyl-CoA reductase is translated as MIAEFMHIIGFKECLVWFGLVTLLYYLYHTVCFTWMILYCYLLPALGFYKDLKKYGKWAVVTGATDGIGKYYALQLAEAGLNVVLISRTESKLNALAQEIRSLYGVLTKVIVYDFRNPNGYNTMKEELSSMDIGILINNVGISYENSLFLPYHECDLNKNIDVLYANVFSDVHMTHMILKGMNERSRGIVVHISSASIYIESPESSFYIPTKSFMTKFVKNLQLNASCVEQQLVVPLYVSTNLSQKKPSFFVPTSENYVKQSLRTIGLAKVTHGCLVHEFQAILMMFVPQCYITYIIKKSHYKQE
- the LOC100212760 gene encoding LOW QUALITY PROTEIN: very-long-chain 3-oxoacyl-CoA reductase isoform X2 (The sequence of the model RefSeq protein was modified relative to this genomic sequence to represent the inferred CDS: substituted 2 bases at 2 genomic stop codons), which codes for MAIGFFECLVWIGLATLLYYLYHIVCFTWMILYCYLLPALGFXKDLKXYGNSNVVTGATDGIAKHALQLAKAGLNVVLISRTESKLNALAQKIRNLYSVLTNVIVYDFRNPNGYNAIKEEMFSMDIGILINNVATNYENSLFLPYHKCDLSKNIDVLYTHVFSDVHMTHMVLKGMNERGCGIVVHIFSAGTYIESPASPFYIPTTAFMTKFVKNLQLNASCVEHQLALYVATNLSQKDPSFYVPTSEKYVKESLHTIDLAYVTHGCVFHEFQAILLKRLPQFLINHFLKKNFKKQN